A stretch of the Pseudomonas sp. ACM7 genome encodes the following:
- a CDS encoding amino acid ABC transporter permease, which produces MNYNWDWGVFFKSTGVGSETYLDWYVAGLGWTIAIAVVAWIIALLLGSILGVMRTVPNRIVSGIATCYVELFRNVPLLVQLFIWYFLVPDLLPQNLQDWYKQDLNPTTSAYLSVVVCLGLFTAARVCEQVRTGIQALPRGQESAARAMGFKLPQIYWNVLLPQAYRIIIPPLTSEFLNVFKNSSVASLIGLMELLAQTKQTAEFSANLFEAFTLATLIYFTLNMGLMLLMRMVEKKVAVPGLISVGGK; this is translated from the coding sequence ATGAATTACAACTGGGACTGGGGCGTGTTCTTCAAGTCCACCGGCGTGGGCAGCGAGACATATCTCGACTGGTACGTCGCCGGTTTGGGCTGGACCATCGCCATCGCCGTCGTGGCCTGGATCATTGCCCTGCTGCTGGGCTCGATTCTGGGCGTCATGCGCACCGTGCCGAACCGTATCGTATCGGGCATCGCGACCTGTTACGTCGAACTCTTCCGTAACGTGCCGCTGCTGGTTCAACTGTTCATCTGGTACTTCCTGGTGCCCGACCTGCTGCCTCAGAACCTGCAAGATTGGTACAAGCAGGATCTCAATCCGACCACCTCGGCGTACCTGAGCGTTGTCGTGTGCCTGGGCCTGTTTACCGCCGCTCGCGTTTGCGAACAAGTGCGTACCGGCATCCAGGCGCTACCGCGTGGTCAGGAATCCGCCGCTCGCGCCATGGGCTTCAAGCTGCCACAAATCTACTGGAACGTGCTACTGCCCCAAGCCTATCGGATCATCATTCCGCCGCTCACCTCGGAATTCCTGAACGTGTTCAAGAACTCTTCCGTCGCGTCGCTGATCGGCCTGATGGAGTTGCTCGCGCAGACCAAACAGACCGCCGAGTTTTCCGCCAACCTGTTCGAAGCCTTCACCCTGGCAACGCTGATCTACTTCACGCTGAACATGGGCCTGATGCTGCTGATGCGCATGGTCGAGAAGAAAGTGGCCGTACCGGGCCTGATCTCCGTAGGGGGTAAATGA
- a CDS encoding sensor histidine kinase, with protein MKCDSTLYRAAPPSLAVKPRLIRHLFLPPLVIALMIGLGYLGFWVSEHYGIRSLSENGQRQLELHARAVESEISKYTYLPSLLELESSVSKLLADPSPEHRQTVNEYLEGLNRRSRSRAIYVMDTTGRVMATSNWRDVDSYLGEDLSFRAYFQNAVRGQPGRFYGIGSTNGEPGYYLAHGLEEHGKIIGVAVVKVRLEAMEERWQRARLEAFVSDENGIIILSSDPARRLKSVVPLSDETKEKLARSLQYYWFPLNELQPLARERLAEGEEKLTFPANSEVESDEEDISYLSQTRPLSDTPWNFTLLTPLQDLRREAINQGILVAVAFALVAFLLIAWNERRKVIATRLAAREALQEANNQLERRITERTTDLRASNEQLKGQIRERRLAEETLRRAQDELVQAGKLAAIGQMSTSIAHELNQPLAALRTLSGNTVRFLERGQLDVACTNLKTINELIDRMGRITASLRSFARRGDDKGQASLGKAVDAALQLLGGRVESAHLQLHRDFADLQVQIDQTRLEQILVNLIGNALDAMQAQPLPELWLEGEEFDGKYRLRVRDNGHGIDAEARKHLFEPFFTTKPGEQGLGLGLTLSASLAAATGGHLGVEHPASGGTTFVLSLPLVSPTHAEPI; from the coding sequence ATGAAATGCGACTCCACTCTCTATCGCGCCGCGCCGCCATCACTCGCCGTGAAACCCCGTCTGATTCGCCATCTGTTCCTGCCGCCGCTGGTCATCGCCCTGATGATCGGATTGGGTTACCTCGGCTTCTGGGTCAGTGAACACTACGGGATCCGCAGCCTCAGCGAGAACGGCCAGCGTCAGCTGGAACTGCACGCCCGCGCCGTCGAGAGCGAGATCAGCAAGTACACCTACCTGCCCAGCCTGCTGGAACTCGAATCCAGCGTTTCGAAGCTGTTGGCCGACCCGTCACCGGAACACCGGCAGACGGTCAATGAATACCTCGAAGGCCTGAACCGGCGCAGCCGCAGTCGGGCTATCTATGTGATGGATACCACCGGCCGTGTCATGGCCACCAGTAACTGGCGCGATGTCGACAGTTACCTGGGCGAAGACCTGTCCTTCCGCGCCTATTTCCAGAATGCCGTGCGCGGCCAGCCGGGGCGCTTCTATGGCATCGGCAGCACCAACGGCGAGCCCGGTTATTACCTGGCTCATGGCCTGGAAGAACACGGCAAGATTATTGGCGTCGCAGTGGTCAAGGTCCGCCTCGAAGCCATGGAAGAACGCTGGCAGCGCGCACGGCTGGAAGCTTTCGTCAGCGACGAGAACGGCATCATCATTCTTTCCAGCGATCCGGCACGGCGCCTGAAATCGGTTGTGCCGCTGAGCGACGAGACCAAGGAAAAACTGGCCCGCAGCCTTCAGTACTACTGGTTCCCACTGAATGAACTGCAACCGCTGGCCCGTGAACGACTGGCCGAAGGCGAGGAAAAACTCACCTTCCCCGCCAACAGCGAAGTGGAATCAGATGAAGAGGACATCAGCTACCTCTCGCAAACCCGGCCATTGAGCGATACCCCGTGGAATTTCACCCTGCTCACCCCCCTGCAGGATTTGCGGCGCGAAGCGATCAATCAGGGGATTCTGGTGGCGGTGGCGTTTGCCCTGGTGGCGTTCCTGCTGATCGCCTGGAACGAGCGGCGCAAGGTCATTGCCACGCGCCTGGCCGCCCGGGAAGCCTTGCAGGAAGCCAACAATCAACTGGAGCGTCGGATTACCGAACGCACCACTGATCTGCGCGCCAGCAACGAACAGCTCAAGGGTCAGATCCGCGAACGGCGTCTGGCCGAAGAGACGCTACGCCGCGCCCAGGATGAACTGGTGCAGGCGGGTAAACTTGCGGCCATCGGCCAGATGTCCACCAGCATCGCCCACGAATTGAACCAGCCACTGGCGGCGCTGCGGACCTTGTCCGGCAACACCGTGCGTTTTCTGGAACGCGGTCAACTGGACGTTGCCTGCACCAACCTCAAGACCATCAACGAATTGATCGACCGCATGGGCCGGATCACCGCCAGCCTGCGTTCGTTCGCTCGCCGCGGTGACGACAAAGGTCAGGCCAGCCTCGGCAAAGCGGTGGATGCAGCCTTGCAGCTGCTCGGTGGTCGCGTGGAAAGCGCGCATCTGCAACTGCACCGAGACTTCGCCGATCTGCAGGTACAGATCGACCAGACCCGTCTGGAGCAGATTCTGGTCAACCTGATCGGCAACGCCCTAGACGCCATGCAGGCACAGCCGCTGCCAGAACTGTGGCTCGAAGGCGAAGAGTTCGATGGCAAATATCGCCTTCGTGTACGCGACAACGGCCACGGCATCGACGCCGAAGCGCGCAAGCATTTGTTCGAACCGTTCTTCACCACCAAACCCGGCGAACAGGGCCTGGGCCTCGGCCTGACCCTTTCTGCCAGCCTGGCCGCCGCCACCGGCGGGCACTTGGGTGTCGAGCACCCGGCCAGCGGTGGTACCACCTTCGTCCTCAGTTTACCGTTGGTAAGCCCCACTCACGCCGAGCCAATATGA
- a CDS encoding GlpM family protein, whose amino-acid sequence MLKATLGAAVVVILAALAKTKNYYIAGLVPLFPTFALIAHYIVGKGRSLEDLKTTIVFGMWSIIPYFIYLATLYVMVDRMRLEASLAVAAVAWLMAATVLVSVWVRLHG is encoded by the coding sequence ATTCTCAAAGCAACCTTGGGCGCGGCCGTGGTGGTGATCCTCGCCGCGCTGGCCAAGACCAAAAACTATTACATCGCCGGATTGGTGCCGCTGTTTCCGACCTTTGCGTTGATTGCTCATTACATCGTCGGCAAGGGCCGTTCGCTGGAGGATTTGAAGACCACCATCGTGTTTGGGATGTGGTCGATCATTCCTTACTTCATCTACCTGGCGACGTTGTATGTGATGGTGGACCGGATGCGGCTGGAGGCTTCGCTCGCTGTAGCGGCGGTGGCTTGGTTGATGGCGGCGACGGTGCTGGTCAGCGTTTGGGTGCGCCTTCACGGCTGA
- a CDS encoding amino acid ABC transporter ATP-binding protein encodes MISIKNVNKWYGDFQVLTDCSTEVKKGEVIVVCGPSGSGKSTLIKCVNALEPFQKGDVVVDGTSIADPKTNLPKLRSRVGMVFQHFELFPHLTITENLTIAQIKVLGRSKEEATKKGLQLLERVGLSAHAHKHPGQLSGGQQQRVAIARALAMDPIVMLFDEPTSALDPEMVNEVLDVMVQLAHEGMTMMCVTHEMGFARKVADRVIFMDQGKIIEDCMKEEFFGDINARAERTQHFLAKILQH; translated from the coding sequence ATGATCTCTATCAAGAATGTCAACAAGTGGTATGGCGACTTCCAGGTACTGACTGACTGCAGCACCGAGGTCAAAAAAGGCGAAGTGATTGTGGTGTGCGGGCCGTCCGGTTCCGGCAAATCCACCCTGATCAAATGCGTCAATGCCCTGGAACCGTTCCAGAAAGGCGACGTGGTGGTCGATGGCACGTCCATCGCCGACCCGAAGACCAACCTGCCGAAACTGCGTTCGCGCGTTGGCATGGTGTTCCAGCATTTCGAATTGTTCCCGCACCTGACCATCACCGAAAACCTGACCATCGCGCAGATCAAGGTGTTGGGCCGCAGCAAGGAAGAAGCCACCAAGAAAGGCCTGCAACTGCTTGAGCGCGTCGGGCTGTCTGCCCATGCGCATAAGCATCCGGGCCAGCTCTCCGGTGGTCAGCAACAGCGTGTGGCGATTGCCCGTGCACTGGCGATGGACCCGATCGTCATGCTGTTCGACGAACCGACTTCGGCGCTGGACCCTGAAATGGTCAACGAAGTACTCGACGTGATGGTGCAACTGGCCCACGAAGGCATGACCATGATGTGCGTGACCCACGAAATGGGCTTCGCCCGCAAAGTGGCGGACCGGGTGATTTTCATGGACCAGGGCAAGATCATCGAAGACTGCATGAAAGAGGAGTTCTTCGGCGACATCAACGCTCGCGCCGAGCGAACGCAGCATTTCCTCGCCAAGATTCTGCAGCACTAA
- a CDS encoding DsbA family oxidoreductase, producing the protein MSAPLKIDFVSDVSCPWCVVGLYGLTRALDLLGDEVQAEIRFQPFELNPKMGPEGQNITEHITEKYGSTPEQSQKNREMIRARGAEVGFAFRTDGNSRIYNTFDAHRLLFWAGLEGLQFNLKEALFKLYFTEGGNPSDHGQLAQIAQSVGLDRQRAEAILASDEFAKEVREEEQLWLSRGVSSVPTVVFNGQYAVTGGQPVETFVGAIRQIMSEAKGGTVS; encoded by the coding sequence ATGAGTGCCCCCCTGAAAATCGATTTCGTCAGCGACGTGTCCTGCCCCTGGTGCGTCGTCGGCCTTTACGGCCTGACCCGAGCCCTGGATTTGCTGGGCGACGAGGTGCAGGCCGAGATCCGTTTCCAGCCGTTCGAATTGAACCCGAAGATGGGCCCGGAAGGGCAGAACATCACCGAACACATCACCGAGAAGTACGGCTCGACGCCCGAGCAATCCCAGAAGAATCGCGAGATGATCCGCGCGCGTGGCGCCGAGGTCGGGTTTGCGTTTCGCACGGACGGCAACAGTCGCATCTACAACACCTTCGACGCCCACCGCTTGCTGTTCTGGGCGGGACTGGAGGGGTTGCAGTTCAATCTGAAAGAGGCGCTGTTCAAGTTGTATTTCACCGAGGGCGGCAATCCGTCCGACCATGGGCAATTGGCGCAGATCGCTCAAAGCGTTGGCCTGGATCGGCAGCGGGCCGAGGCGATACTGGCGTCGGATGAATTCGCCAAAGAAGTTCGCGAGGAAGAGCAGCTGTGGCTATCGCGCGGGGTGAGTTCGGTGCCGACCGTTGTTTTCAACGGGCAGTACGCCGTCACTGGCGGTCAGCCAGTGGAGACGTTTGTCGGGGCGATTCGGCAGATCATGAGTGAAGCGAAGGGCGGGACGGTCAGCTGA
- a CDS encoding glutamate/aspartate ABC transporter substrate-binding protein, which produces MRIVPHLLGAAIAAALISTPVFAAELTGTLKKIKESGVITLGHRDASIPFSYIADASGKPMGYSHDIQLKIVEAIKKDLDLPNLQVKYNLVTSQTRIPLVQNGTVDVECGSTTNNVERQQQVDFSVGIFEIGTRLLSKKDSAYKDFDDLKGKNVVTTAGTTSERILKSMNADKQMGMNVISAKDHGESFQMLESGRAVAFMMDDALLAGEAAKAKKADDWAVTGTPQSYEIYGCMVRKGDEPFKKVVDDAIVATYKSGEINKIYEKWFMQPIPPKGLNLSFPMSNELKALIANPTDKAADDKPVEKKS; this is translated from the coding sequence ATGCGCATCGTTCCCCATCTCCTGGGCGCAGCCATTGCTGCCGCTCTGATCAGCACTCCAGTTTTCGCCGCCGAACTCACCGGCACCTTGAAGAAGATCAAAGAGTCCGGCGTTATCACCCTCGGGCATCGTGACGCTTCCATTCCGTTTTCCTACATCGCGGACGCTTCCGGCAAACCGATGGGCTACTCCCACGATATCCAGCTGAAAATCGTCGAAGCCATCAAGAAAGACCTCGACCTGCCGAACCTTCAGGTCAAATACAACCTGGTCACCTCGCAAACCCGTATCCCGCTGGTGCAGAACGGCACCGTGGACGTCGAGTGCGGCTCCACCACCAACAATGTCGAGCGTCAGCAGCAAGTTGACTTCTCCGTTGGCATCTTCGAAATCGGTACCCGCCTGCTGTCCAAGAAAGATTCCGCGTACAAGGATTTCGACGACCTCAAAGGCAAGAACGTCGTGACCACCGCCGGCACCACGTCCGAGCGCATCCTCAAGTCGATGAACGCCGACAAGCAAATGGGCATGAACGTCATCTCCGCCAAAGACCACGGCGAGTCCTTCCAGATGCTGGAATCGGGCCGTGCCGTTGCGTTCATGATGGACGACGCCTTGCTGGCCGGTGAAGCCGCCAAAGCCAAGAAGGCGGATGACTGGGCCGTGACCGGCACTCCACAGTCCTACGAAATCTACGGTTGCATGGTCCGCAAGGGCGACGAGCCGTTCAAGAAAGTCGTGGATGACGCCATCGTTGCAACCTACAAGTCCGGCGAGATCAACAAGATCTACGAAAAATGGTTCATGCAGCCAATTCCGCCAAAAGGCCTGAACCTGAGCTTCCCGATGAGCAACGAGCTCAAGGCCCTGATCGCCAATCCGACCGATAAAGCGGCTGACGACAAGCCTGTAGAAAAAAAGTCCTGA
- a CDS encoding alpha/beta fold hydrolase, translated as MRVFFFLAALLFGLPSLAASRCDINVPTERVDLAQVSLAYQSIGRASDPALLLVMGLGGQLIHWPDEVVVALCQQGFRVIRYDNRDVGLSTWRQTPVDANLTFEVLRFKLGLPVSAPYTLTDMADDAFGLMDALHVEQFHVLGASMGGMIAQHMAAMAPQRVESLTLIMTSSGAEGLPAPSTALVQLLSRRGAPNREVALEQQADLLAALGSPTVSDDRQGLLHQAALSYDRAFNPEGVKRQIMAILAERSRVALLNQLRVPTLVVHGTADPLLPVMHGVHLAAHIRGSQLKLIPGLAHRFQEAFKAPLLAAVLPYLQAHREDTSHWAQIDPVATPNLL; from the coding sequence ATGCGTGTTTTCTTTTTCCTGGCCGCGCTGTTGTTCGGCCTGCCGTCCTTGGCGGCGTCTCGTTGCGATATCAATGTTCCGACCGAGCGGGTCGATCTGGCACAGGTGAGCCTGGCGTACCAGAGTATCGGCCGTGCGTCGGACCCTGCGTTGTTGCTGGTGATGGGCCTGGGTGGGCAGTTGATTCACTGGCCGGATGAGGTGGTGGTCGCGCTGTGTCAGCAGGGTTTTCGGGTCATTCGCTATGACAATCGCGATGTCGGTCTCTCGACCTGGCGGCAAACGCCCGTCGACGCGAACCTGACCTTCGAAGTGCTGCGCTTCAAACTGGGTTTGCCGGTGTCGGCGCCATACACCCTGACCGATATGGCTGACGATGCTTTTGGCTTGATGGATGCGTTGCATGTCGAGCAATTCCACGTGTTGGGCGCGAGCATGGGCGGGATGATTGCCCAGCACATGGCAGCGATGGCGCCGCAACGGGTCGAGAGCCTGACCCTGATCATGACCAGTTCCGGAGCCGAAGGCTTGCCGGCGCCGAGTACGGCGTTGGTGCAACTGTTGTCGCGTCGTGGGGCGCCCAATCGCGAAGTGGCGCTGGAGCAGCAAGCCGATTTGCTGGCGGCGCTAGGCAGCCCGACGGTGAGCGATGATCGACAGGGGCTGCTGCATCAGGCGGCGCTCTCTTATGACCGTGCGTTCAACCCCGAAGGCGTGAAGCGCCAGATCATGGCGATCCTCGCCGAGCGCAGTCGTGTGGCGCTGCTCAATCAACTGCGCGTTCCGACGCTGGTGGTTCACGGCACTGCTGATCCGTTGCTGCCGGTCATGCACGGTGTGCACCTGGCGGCGCATATCCGCGGCAGTCAGCTGAAGTTGATTCCGGGGTTGGCGCATCGTTTCCAGGAGGCGTTCAAGGCGCCGTTGCTGGCGGCGGTGTTGCCGTACTTGCAGGCCCACCGCGAAGACACCTCGCATTGGGCGCAGATTGATCCGGTGGCAACCCCGAATCTCCTGTAA
- a CDS encoding sigma-54 dependent transcriptional regulator: MNNDLSVLIVEDDPHVLLGCQQALTLEDIPCVGVGSAEEALERVGDNFAGIVISDIRLPGIDGLELLTRLKARDRSLPVVLITGHGDISMAVGAMQKGAYDFMEKPFSPERLVDVARRALEQRSLAREVSSLRRQLAERDSLEGRIIGRSPAMQNLRELIANVADTSANVLIEGETGTGKELVARCLHDFSRRHTKQFVALNCGGLPENLFESEIFGHEANAFTGAGKRRIGKIEHADGGTLFLDEVESMPLPLQIKLLRVLQERTLERLGSNQSVAVDCRVIAATKSDLDESSKAGEFRSDLYYRLNVVTLELPPLRERREDILQLFEHFLQQSSLRFDRAVPDLDNQTLSNLMSHDWPGNVRELRNVAERFALGLPAFKKSGASGSNQGLAFAEAVEAFERNLLSDALQRSGGNLTQASLELGMAKTTLFDKVKKYGLSH; the protein is encoded by the coding sequence ATGAACAATGACCTTAGTGTGCTGATCGTCGAAGACGACCCCCATGTGCTGCTCGGCTGCCAACAGGCGCTGACCCTGGAAGACATTCCTTGCGTGGGCGTGGGCAGCGCCGAAGAAGCGCTGGAGCGGGTCGGCGATAACTTTGCCGGGATCGTCATCAGCGACATCCGCCTGCCGGGCATCGACGGTCTGGAATTGCTGACCCGACTCAAGGCCCGCGATCGCAGCCTGCCGGTGGTGCTGATTACCGGTCACGGCGACATCTCCATGGCTGTCGGTGCGATGCAGAAAGGCGCCTATGACTTCATGGAGAAACCTTTCTCCCCCGAACGTCTGGTCGATGTGGCGCGCCGTGCGCTGGAGCAACGCAGCCTCGCGCGGGAAGTCTCTTCGTTGCGTCGGCAACTGGCGGAACGGGATTCCCTCGAAGGCCGAATCATCGGCCGCTCGCCAGCCATGCAGAACCTGCGGGAATTGATCGCCAACGTTGCCGATACGTCGGCCAACGTGCTGATCGAAGGCGAGACCGGCACCGGTAAAGAGCTGGTTGCGCGTTGCCTGCACGACTTCAGTCGGCGGCACACCAAGCAGTTCGTCGCACTGAACTGCGGCGGCCTGCCGGAAAACCTGTTCGAAAGCGAAATCTTCGGCCATGAAGCCAACGCCTTCACTGGTGCCGGGAAACGACGAATCGGCAAGATCGAACACGCCGACGGCGGCACGCTGTTTCTCGACGAAGTGGAAAGCATGCCGCTGCCGCTGCAAATCAAACTGCTGCGGGTATTGCAGGAACGCACCCTGGAACGCCTCGGCTCGAACCAGAGTGTGGCGGTGGATTGCCGGGTGATCGCGGCGACCAAGTCCGATCTGGATGAGTCGAGCAAGGCTGGCGAGTTTCGCAGCGACCTGTATTACCGCCTGAACGTGGTGACCCTCGAATTGCCACCGCTGCGCGAACGACGCGAAGACATCCTGCAATTGTTCGAACATTTTCTGCAGCAGTCGTCCCTGCGCTTCGACCGTGCTGTGCCTGACCTGGACAACCAGACCCTGTCGAACCTGATGAGCCACGACTGGCCGGGCAACGTGCGCGAACTGCGCAACGTCGCCGAGCGTTTTGCCCTCGGCCTGCCGGCCTTCAAGAAATCCGGCGCCAGCGGCAGCAATCAGGGCCTGGCCTTCGCCGAAGCGGTAGAAGCTTTTGAACGCAACCTGCTGAGCGACGCACTGCAGCGCAGCGGCGGCAACCTGACCCAGGCCAGTCTGGAACTCGGGATGGCCAAGACCACGCTGTTCGACAAAGTGAAGAAGTACGGGCTGAGCCACTGA
- a CDS encoding amino acid ABC transporter permease has product MEFDFSGIIPSLPGLWNGMVMTLQLMALGVSGGIILGTILALMRLSHSKLLSNIAGAYVNYFRSIPLLLVITWFYLAVPFVLRWITGEDTPIGAFASCIVAFMMFEAAYFCEIVRAGVQSISKGQMGAAQALGMTYGQMMRLIILPQAFRKMTPLLLQQSIILFQDTSLVYAVGLVDFLNASRASGDIIGRSNEFLIFAGLTYFTISFAASLLVKRLQKRFAV; this is encoded by the coding sequence ATGGAATTCGACTTCTCGGGCATCATCCCGTCCCTGCCGGGCCTGTGGAACGGCATGGTCATGACCCTGCAACTGATGGCGCTGGGCGTATCCGGCGGGATCATCCTCGGCACGATCCTGGCGCTGATGCGCCTGTCCCACAGCAAACTGCTGTCGAACATTGCCGGCGCCTACGTTAACTACTTCCGCTCGATTCCGCTGCTGCTGGTCATCACCTGGTTCTACCTGGCGGTGCCGTTCGTACTGCGCTGGATCACCGGCGAAGACACCCCGATCGGCGCGTTTGCCTCGTGCATCGTGGCGTTCATGATGTTCGAAGCGGCGTACTTCTGCGAAATCGTCCGGGCCGGCGTCCAGTCGATTTCCAAGGGTCAGATGGGTGCAGCCCAAGCCCTGGGCATGACGTATGGTCAGATGATGCGGTTGATCATCCTGCCGCAAGCATTCCGCAAGATGACCCCGCTGCTGCTGCAACAGAGCATCATCCTGTTTCAGGACACCTCGCTGGTCTACGCGGTCGGTCTGGTGGACTTCCTCAATGCCTCGCGTGCCAGTGGCGACATCATCGGTCGCTCCAACGAGTTCCTGATCTTTGCAGGTCTCACGTACTTCACAATCAGCTTTGCCGCCTCGCTGCTGGTCAAGCGTCTGCAAAAAAGGTTTGCCGTATGA